The nucleotide window CGTGGCCGGGGCAGGAAGGTGAGCTCTCGCCCGGATTCGGGGTACTGGATGCACGAGATCGGCACGCCCTGTTGGAAGTGGCCGATGCAGGCTTGGTTGCAGCCGATGCAGGCGCGGATCTCGTCAACCTTGTCGGCGTGGGATTTGTTCGCGATCTCGGGGTCGCAGATCATGGCGCGGGTCATGATCGCCATATCGGTGCGGCCCTCGGCGATGGCGGCCTCGGCCTCATGGGGCTGGTTGATGCGTCCGGCGACCATGACGGTCTTGTCGGTGATCTTCTTAACCTGTTCGGACAGGTTCGTCGCGTAGCCGGGGTCGATCTGCATAGACGGCACGATGTGGACTGCGCCCTGAAGGGTCGAGGAGTCTCCGGCGGTGATGGAGAAATAGTCGAGGCAGTCGACACCACTCGCCTCGAGGGAGTCGAGGTGTTCGATGAGATCGAGGATCTCGGTGGCGACGAGACCGTCCTCGGTCTTCTCCTCACCGGAGATCCGCACGCCCACCACGATGTCAGGGCCGATGGCTGTGCGGACGGTTTGGGCCACCTCGGCGAGGAACCGGCGACGGTTTTCGGGGCTGCCGCCGTACTCGTCGGTGCGGGTGTTGACGGTGGAGTTGAAGAACTGGATGGGCAGGTAGCCGTGGCTGGCGACGATCTCGACGCCGTCGATGCCGGAATCGGTGATCCGCTTCGCCGCATGCCCGTAGCCGGCGATGATGTCCTTGATCTCGGCAGTGGTCAGCGTTTCCGGGACGACCTTGAAGCGTTCTTGCGGTTCGTCGCTCGGGGCCTTGGCCCGCGGTGCCATGCCGTGCTCGCCGTCCATGACTTCGCGGCCCGGGTGGAAGAGCTGCGCAAAGATCGTCGCCCCGTGACGGTGGACCGCCTCGGCGACGGCCTCATACCCGGGAACGGAGGAGTCGTCGGTGGCCATGAGGACGTGGCTGGTGTAGCGGGCGGATTCGTGGACGCCGGAGACCTGGAGGACGATGAGTCCGGCACCACCGGCAGCGCGGGCTTCGTGGTAGGCGACGAGGTCGTCGCCGATGTGGCCGTGATCGTCGAGGACCGTGTCATGACCGGAGGAGACGATGCGGTTGCGAATCAGCGTGGAGCCTAAGGTGATGGGTTCGAAGAGGTGCGGGAACAGCTGAGACATGATCGTCCTTGATCACTCGGGGTACTGCTGACTCCGTTATTCATATCACCGTATGACTAACTGGGGCAAGGGGCGGACTCAGAGCTGGTCGCCGGAGACTGCGAACGTGTCGCAGCTGTTCAAACCTTCGTTGTAGCCGGAGGTGAACCATTTCTGGCGCTGCTTGCTCGATCCGTGGGTGAAGGATTCGGGGTTGGAGAACCCGGACTGCTCCTGGATGTGATCGTCGCCGACGACGAAGGCCGCGTTGAGGGCGTCATCGAGCTGTTCCTGGGTGGGCTCTTCGAGGTACGGGGTGCCGTTGTCATCGGTGAGGGTCGTGACGTCGCCCAGCCATGCGCCGGCATAGCAGTCGGCTTGGAGTTCGGTGCGCACGCTGTTGCTGTCCGCCCCGGTGCCGTCGTTGGGGTGTTCGCGCATGACTCCGGTGATGTTCTGGATGTGATGGCCCCACTCATGACCGACGATGTAGAGCTGTGCGAGTTCCTCGGCCGAGGCACCGAACTGCTGGCGCATGAGGTCGAAGAAGCTCGGATCGATGTAGACGCCCTGGTCGGACGGGCAGTAGAAGGGACCGACCTGGTTCGAGGCGGTGCCGCACGCCGTCGAGGTCTGCCCGTCGACGATCGTCATCTCCGGCGGCTGGTAGCCGTCGACCTTCTGCGCCCAGTAGTCGTCGAGTACGACCTGCGCACCGGCCATGCGGCAGTCCATGTTCTCGTTCGCGTCCTGACCGGTATCGCACTGGGACATGCTCGTCCCGCTCGACTGGTTCTGGCTGCCGCCGCCGTCCGGGGTGATGCCGCCCATCAGCCCGGTGACGTCGACTCCGAGCAGAGGTCCGATGAGGAAGACGAGCAGACCGATGATGCCCACGCCGCCACCGCCGACGATCGCGGTGTTGCGGCCGCGTTTGCTCGTCCTGTTGCCGCTGATGTCGGCGTTCGGGTTGAAGGTCACGGCATAAAGATACCCCGGCGGCGTACCCGTTCGGGCGGGCGGAAGTGAAGTCGTGTGAGAATCGTTCTATGAGCTCTCACCCGGCGGACTCCCACCGAGCGTACGACGCGAACTCCACGGCCACCTCGGCGACGGTGTTCGACCGATTCAGCCCTGCCGGGCGGCTCATCGGACTCGATGTCGCCCGTGTGATCGCCCTGCTGGCGATGATGGTCACGCATATCTTCGCACTCGCCGACGATGCGGGGATGCCGACGTGGGCGGCGGTCTTCGCGGGTCGCGCCTCGGCGCTGTTCGCGGTCCTCGCCGGCTGTTCGCTGGTGCTGTCCACTCACTCCCGGCTGGCGGCGTACGGACGGCTGCGCGATGCGGCGCCGAGCGTGCTCATCCGGGCGGCGGCGATCGTGTTCATCGGTCTGTGCCTCGGATCGGTCTCCAGCCTCTTGGCGGTCATCCTCGTCAACTACGGGATCATGTTCGCCCTCGCCCTGTTCTTCCTGCGGCTGCGGGCGCCTGCGCTCTTCGTCATCGCCGGGCTGTGGATGCTGGTCTCCCCCGTGGTGTCGATGTGGGCGCGGTCGACGTTCCTCCTCGAGCCGAACTACCTGCCGATGGGCTTCTTCGACTTCGCGACCCCTGCCACGATGCTCACGGACCTCTTCCTCACCGGCTATTACCCGGTGCTGCAGTGGATGTCCTATATTCTGCTGGGCATGGCCGTGGTGAAGGTCGACATCGGCAAGCATCTGCTCGGCCTGTTCACCTTCGGGCTCGGACTCTTCGTCGTCGGTCGCGGCGGCTCATGGCTGCTGCTCAACGTCTTCGGTGGGGATGCCGCGCTCGTGCAGGATTCGCAGATGTGGGGCATCGATCTCACCGCGGCCCTGTTCACCGGCAGCTATGGGGTGAGCCCGGCGACCTCGTGGTGGTGGTTGGCGATCGCGGGACCGCATTCGGGGACGCCGTTCGATCTGCTCTCCACCGGAGGAACCGCGGTGATGGCGATTGCCGCATGCCAGGCCGTGGCCACGCTGCTGGGTCGTCGTTCGTGGCTGCTCGCGCCGCTGTCGGCACCGGGATCGATGCCGCTGAGCGTCTACGCCGCGCACGTCGTGCTGCTCGAGATCACCCGGCCGGCCCTGGTCGGGGATCCGAGGGACGGTGCTGGAACCGTGGCCGAACAGTCCACCGAATTTCTCGTACACGCGCTCATCTTCGTACTCGTGCCGCTGCTGTGGAAACTGTTCGTCAGCCCGCGCGGGCCCTTGGAAGGTGGGATCGCGGCCATCATCCGTTCGACGTCGCGCTCACCTTCGTCCACGCGCTCACCCTCGCCGAGGCGGGGCGACGATTCCGTGTGAGTTCGGCCCGTCTCAACGTGAGTTCGGCCGGACTCCGCGTGAACGCGTTCAGGCGCCCTGCGTCTGACCTTCGCGGAAGAGGCTGATCGATTTGCGCATCGTGGCGCGGGCGCGTTTGCGGTCTCCGCTGGCATCGTAGGCGCATGAGAGGCGGAACCAGGACCGCCAGTCCTCGGGCGCGGCCTCGGCTTCGGCCTCGTACTTCACAAATTCCTTGTCAGCGGCTTCACGGATGATCTTCCCGCCGGGGGTCCTGGGCAGATCGTCGACGGGCAGTCCGCCTTCTTCGCCGAGGATGCGTGCGAGCTTCTCCGTCCGAGCCCCGAAGCTGAGTTCGACGATGAGCGTCCATGCGCCGATGATCGGCAGCACGAACAGGGCGATGCCCATGATCTTGGGGATCAGGTCGGGTTCGCGGACGAGGATCCATGCCCGCTGCCCCATGAGGACGAAGTAGAAGATGAGGACGACGGAGACGATGATCGCCCCGATCTTAGCCTTCGACATCAGAGGTCGAGCATGTTCTCGAGGCCGTGGATGAGCCCCGTGCAGTCGGCGATCGAGCGCACCGCGGTGACGATTCCCGGCATGAACGCCGAGGTGGAGTGCGAGTCGGTGCGGATGGTCAGGGCTTCGCCGTCGGAGCCGAAGTGGATCTCCTCGTGGGCGTTCATGCCCTGTTGGCGGATCGCGTGGACGTGGATGCCGTCGATGACGGCGCCGCGGGCACCGAGCGGATCGGATTCCGTCGAGTCGGGAACGGCGGGCAGTCCGGCTGAGTTGCGGGCTGCGGCGATGCGCAGGGCCGTGTGGTTCGCGGTGCCGGACGGGGCGTCGAGTTTGCGGGTGTGGTGGGTCTCGACGACCTCGGCGGAGTCGAAGTAGGGGGCTGCGAGTTCGGCGAAGCGCATCGCCAGGACTGCGCCGATCGAGAAGTTCGGGGCGATGAGGACCGCGGTCTTCGGGTAGTCCTTGAGAGTGGCTTCGAGGCGAGCCAGGCGGTCGTTGTCCCAGCCGGTGGTGCCGACGACGGTGTCGATGTCGTTCTCGACGAGGAAGGTGACGTTGTCTTCGGTGGACTTCGGCACGGTGAGTTCGACGGCGACGTCGATGTTCTTCTCCAGCAGGGTCTCGAGGGAATCACTGCTGCCGAGTGCCGCGACGAGTTCGAGTCCCTCGGCGTCGTTGATCGCTTCGACGGCGTGGGACCCCATCCGGCCCTTGGCTCCGATGACGGCTACGCGAATGCTCATATGTCTGTGACTCCTAGTGTGCTGATCCCTGCGAGGTGTGATGATCTCAGCTCTCCGCAGGCCAGTCTAGCGACCCCCAGCAGGTCTCTTCACATCCAGTCACCCACCGAACACCCCATTTGCTACCTCACGGCGCCCCAACACCCTGGCGCCACCACGCTGGGGCGCCGTCAGGTAGCTCGGAGCGGGAGACGCGGTCCGCCTGACTCATCAACGATGGCGAAGGCGCAGACCTTGCCCTCCGCCTCGGCGACGGTGATGGTTTCGATCCACGACCGTGCACCGTCTGTGCTGCGGTCGCGCCCCAAAACACCTGACGGCGCCCCAGCAACCTGGCGAGACGTTGCTGGGGCGCCGTCGGGTAGCAATAAGGAGGGGTCAGCCGAGGAGGAGGCCCTTCGTCTGAGCGACTGCGCGGTCGAAGCGTGCGCCGGCGTCTGCCCAGTTGACGATGTTCCACCAAGCCTTGACGTAGTCGGGCTTGACGTTCTGGTAGTCGAGGTAGAAGGCGTGCTCCCACATGTCGAGCTGCAGAACCGGGGTGCCGCCGAGCTGGATGTCGGACTGCTGGTCCTTGAGCTGCTCGATGAAGAGGTTTCCGCCGAGCTGGTCGTAGACGAGGACGGCCCAGCCGGAGCCCTGGATCGTGGTGGCTGCGGTGGTGAAGTGCTCGCGGAACTTGTCGAAGGAACCGAACTGGTCATCGATGGCAGCGGCGAGTTCACCGACCGGCTTGTCTCCACCGTCCGGGGACATGTTGTTCCAGAAGATCGAGTGGTTGACGTGTCCGCCGAGGTTGAACGCGAGGTCGCGGGTCAGCTTCGGCACATTGGCGAGGTTGCCGGACTCGCGGGCTTCGGCCAGCTGCTCAACGGCGGTGTTGGCGCCCTTGACGTAGGTGGCGTGGTGCTTGTCGTGGTGCAGCTCCATGATGCGAGCCGAGATATGCGGCTCAAGAGCGGAGTAGTCGTAGGGCAGTTCCGGAAGTGTGTACTGCTCAGCCATGAGATTCCTCCTGATCAGATTTGATGACCACCACATCGGTGGCTTCATTTCGACCCTATCCCAGGGTCTCATCTCGAACAACAAGGGGTCCGCAAGTCCTATTCCCTTTTGTCCGAACCTTTCCGGTCATCCCATCAGACCGCCCCGCGCTCGTTCGCCGAACCTCCCGAGCTCGTCCACCGAAAAGACCGAAACGTGTGCTCATCCGAGGTTGCGGGAGATGAGCAGGCGCATGATGTCCGAGGTGCCTTCCTCGATCTCCTCGAGTTTGGCATCGCGCATCCACTGCTCGACCGGATGCTCGCGCGAATATCCCCACCCGCCCAAGGTCTGCACCGCAGCCCACGTGCAGAACATCGCCGTCTCCGAGGCGGTCAGCTTCGCCATCGCCGCCGTCGACGTCATCGTCTGCCGGTCAACGGCATCCCCGGCGTCGAGCATCCGCGCGGCGTTGAGCACCTGCAGCCAGGCAGCATCGATGCGCGAGGCCATATCGGCCAGGCGGAAGGCCACTGCCTGATGGTCGATGATCGTCGTCCCGAACTGGGTCCGCTCCCGCGCATAGTCGCGCGCATATTCGAATGCCGCCCGTGCCGTGCCCAGTGACGCCGCCCCGAGTACGACACGAGAGACGTCGAAGGTGCGCATGAGTCCGTAGAAACCCTGCCCCTCCTCGCCGAGGCGGCCCGAGACCGGCACGAACGCGTCGGAGAAGAAAATCTCCCGACACACGATCGCCCGCTGGCCCATCTTCTTCATCGGCGCCCCGAATTCCATCCCCTCGGTGTCCCGCGGCAGCAGGAAGGCGCTGATTCCGCGGGAGCGCTGAGTCGGGTCGGTCTTGGCGAAGACGACGTAGAAGTCCGCGAGCCCGGCGTTGGAGATCCACGCCTTCTGCCCGTTGAGGACGTAACCGCCCTCGACAGGGTCCGCCCGTGTGATGATCGACGCCGAGTCCGATCCTGATCCCGGTTCCGTCGTCGCCAAAGCAGTGATCTTCGGGTCGGCACCGGTGAGCGGGCGCAGCCATTCCTCTTTCTGCTCATCAGTGCCGAGCGCGAGAATCGGGTCGGCGAAGAAGCCGTTCGAGCACACGAAGTTTCCGATTCCGGGGTCGCCGAAGCACAGCTGCTCCTGGACGAGACACTGGGTGAAGACGTCGGTGAATCCTCCGCCGCCGAATTCCTCGGGGATCATGAAGTCCGTGATCCCGAGCTTCGCGGCGGCCCTGAAGATGCCGACGGGAGATTCGGTGTCGGCTTCGTCGACGCGGCGACCATTGGGCCGGATCGTGCTTGCTGCGAATCCGCGCACGAGGTCGAGGATGTCGTGCTGCTCGTCCGACAGCGGCCACGGTGTGTAGTTCATGATGATCTCCTTTGATGGGTACAGAGCCCGGACTCTGATTCGTGTGGAGGTCGGGCGCGCCTTTGCGCCCGACCGACGATTGGCGATCCTCAGCCGCGAAGCATGTCCGCTCCGGCTCGCGAGTCCTCGACGATGTGGATGAGCGTCGGCCCCTCCCCTGCCTCCGCCTCATTCAGTGCCTCCAGCAGCGCGTCCCGACCATCGACGTGGACCCCGCGGGCACCCATCGCGCGTGCGAGTGCCGGGAAGTCCGGGCCGGTGAGCTTCACGCCCGAGGGAGTGTCCCCGCGGTCTTCCATCTCATTGCGGATCTCGCCGTACCCGCCGTTGTCGACGATGATGAGCGTCATCCGCACGCCCGCCTGCACGGCCGCGGCAAGTTCGGCGATGGTGAACATCGACCCGCCGTCACCTTCGACAGCAACCACCCTGGCCTGCGGTGATGCGAGTTTCGCTCCGATTCCGGCGGGCAGCCCGTACCCGAGGGTTCCCGCCCCGGCCGGGTAGAGGAACCGGTCTCCGGGGCGCGCCTTCCACCCGGTCTGCACACCGTAGTAGCAGGCCATCGTCGAGTCCGCGGCGACGATGAGCGGCGTCTCCGCCGAGTCCCCGAAGGCGGTGAGTGCGTCGGTGAGCTCGGCCCAGGGCCGACCATCGGATTCCCCCGCCGAGGCGGCCCTTGACTTCCAGCCCGCCGTCCAGTCCCGTGCGGCGGCAGTCGCAGACTGCGCCCCCATCGCAGTCACTCGTTCGTTCAGCTCCGCAGTCGCGGCCTGCGCGTCGGCGAGGATCGGGTGGGTCACTGTCGCGTTCGTGAGCATCTGCACCTCGTCGATGTCGATGCGCACGACGGTCTCAGGCAGGGGCAGCGGTTCGGGCCAGAAGTCGCTGGGCGCGAGTTCCGTGCCGATCGCGATGACCGTATCGGCATCACCGGTGAGTTCGGGGAGGAGTTCGAGGACTCCGATCGCTCCGATGGTGGTCTCGGCTCGGTCATCGACGAGTCCCTTCGCGTTCGAGGACAGGACGATCCCGGCCCCGAGCGTCTCCGCCAGAGCTGTGATCTCCTCCCCTGCACCACCCGCGTCCCCCGCGCCGTGGCCGACACCCGCGGCACCCGCACCGAGCGCCCCGGCCCCGGCGATGATGAGCGGACGCTGGGAGGCGGCGATCGCCTCGGCGGCGCTGTCGATCTGCTCGGTGACCGGACCGGGCAGGGCCCGGGTCACGGACGGGTGCAGCCGGCCAGGACCCTCGGTTTCAATGAGGTCGAGGGGGATCTCGATCGCGGCCGGTCTCTTCCTGCCCGAACGCATGGCAGACAGGGTCTGCCCGACGGCCAGGGATACCTCACCGGGACTGGTGACCCGCATGACTTCGGTGAGCACCGCGGACAGCGCGGCGGACTGGTTGCGGACTTCGTGGAGGAGTCCGTTGCCGCGGCCTGGATGGGTCAGCGGCATGCCGGGGGTGATGAGGAGGACGGGCACCGAGTCGGTGAACGACTGCAGCAGCGCGGTCAGTGCGTTGAGCGCGGCCGGTCCCGTGGTCGTGACGATCACCTGCACCTCGCCGGTGACGCGGGCGGCACCATCGGCCATATAGCCGGCACCCTGTTCGTGGCGGGGCGAGACGATGTCGATTCCCTGAGCCGACAGCTGCGCGAAGATCTCGAGATTGTGGGTGCCGGGGATCCCGAAGACGCGGGTGATCCCCTCGGCCTTGAGCCCGCGGGCCAGGTGGGCACCGCCGGTGACGGTCGTTGGTTCCATTCTCATTCCTCACTTCTCATTCTGCGCTCTTCACGTTCTCGCCGGTCACGACGAGCGCGTCGACGGCAACCGCCCCACCAGGAGCGACACGCACCGGGTTGATCTCGATCTCGGCGATATCGTTGTTCGCCGCCACCAGTCGCGATACTGCGACGATGACCTCGGCGAGTCCGTCGACGTCCGCGGCTGGCCGACCGCGCCACCCGGTGAGCAGCCGCGCGCAGCTCAGTCGCGCGATCATGTCGAGAGCTTCGACATGGGTCACGGGCGCGAGTTCGAGCCAGGTATCGGCGAAGAGCTCGGTCTCCGTGCCGCCGGCCGCCACCATGACCACCGGTCCGAAGTTCTCATCCTGCCGCCCACCGACGAGGATCTCGACGACATGATCGCGTGTGTCCATCTCCTCAAGAATGTATTCACCCTCGCCGAGGCGGCCGACCATGTCCGCATAGGCAGTGTCGACCGCGGCGAGATCGTTCAACCCCAGGACAATGCCCCCGACCTCGGTCTTGTGCGCCGGCCATCCGGCCTTGAGCGCGAACGGGGGCTTGAGTCCGGAGTCCGGGACCGCCTCGGCGGGTTCGCGTCCCTTCCCCAGGCTCACCGCGGCGGGAACGGGCACACCGGCCCGGGAGACGACGTCGCGGGCGGCCGCGTAGCCGGTCCCCCACGGGGTCACTGGACCGGTGAGATCCTGGGTGTCGGTGAGCCGACCGGAGTGGGCGGCGTAGAAGCCGGAGTGGGCGAGCACGCGCATGGCGGCTTCGATCGAGGTGTAGGCAGGGATGCCGAGTTCCCACAGTCGGGTCACGGCCTGCGAGTCCGCGCTCATGGAGTGGACGATGACGGGCTTCTTCGCCTCCCCGACGACCTGTCCGAGACGTTCGACGACGGCCAGCTCGGCCGCACCGAGTTCGGGGATGTCTTGGCCATAGCACCCGAAATATCCGGAGAGGATCACGGCGTCGATGGCGGGGTCGGCCAGCAGCGCCTCGGTGACATCGGCGTAGGTGTCGAGGTTCTTCTCCCCTGCCCCGTCGAGGTCGATGGGATTGTCGATGTGGTCAGCTTCTGGCAGCAGTTCGCTCATGCGTCGGCCGGTGTCCTGGCTGAGTTCGGGCACGCCGAGGCCCCAGTTCTCGGCTGTGTCGGCGGCGATCGCCCCTTGTCCGCCGGAGTCGGAGAGCACGGCGACGCGATGGCCTGCAGGCAGCCAACCTGTGGCGAAGAAGTCGGCGAGTTCGACGAGCTGACCAGGAGTGTTGAGCCGAATGGCTCCGGCGGCGCGGCAGGCAGCGTCGACGGTGTCCATCGTCGAGGTCAGCGAACCCGTGTGCGACTTGGCGAGTCGGGCCCCGGCAGAGGAGGCGCCGGTGGTGAGGATCATCGTCGGCTTCCCGGCCGCGCGCAGGGCCTTGAGCGCGGTGACGAGGGCGGTGCCGCCGGTGAACGATTCGAGGTAGAGGGCGACCTGAGTGGTGGCAGGATCGTCGACGAGGGTGGAGAGCACCTCGGCGGCGCGGACATCGGACTGGCCGCCGATCGAGGCGAAACGGGAGATGCCCAGTCCGCTGCGCGCCGACAGCGTCGCGATCTCAGTGCCGAGCTGACCGCTCTGCGTGACCACCGCGAGGGTCCCGGGCGTGAAATTGCCCCACGCCAGGAGCAGCTCATTGCTTGAGTCGACGAGGCCCAGCGAGTTCGGGCCGATGAGGCGTCCCCCGGCGGACCGGATGGCGGCGGCCAGATCCGGCGCATCGGGGACGCGGGCGGAGATGATGAGGAAGGCACGCACCCCGA belongs to Brevibacterium spongiae and includes:
- the dapB gene encoding 4-hydroxy-tetrahydrodipicolinate reductase, with protein sequence MSIRVAVIGAKGRMGSHAVEAINDAEGLELVAALGSSDSLETLLEKNIDVAVELTVPKSTEDNVTFLVENDIDTVVGTTGWDNDRLARLEATLKDYPKTAVLIAPNFSIGAVLAMRFAELAAPYFDSAEVVETHHTRKLDAPSGTANHTALRIAAARNSAGLPAVPDSTESDPLGARGAVIDGIHVHAIRQQGMNAHEEIHFGSDGEALTIRTDSHSTSAFMPGIVTAVRSIADCTGLIHGLENMLDL
- a CDS encoding acyl-CoA dehydrogenase family protein, translating into MNYTPWPLSDEQHDILDLVRGFAASTIRPNGRRVDEADTESPVGIFRAAAKLGITDFMIPEEFGGGGFTDVFTQCLVQEQLCFGDPGIGNFVCSNGFFADPILALGTDEQKEEWLRPLTGADPKITALATTEPGSGSDSASIITRADPVEGGYVLNGQKAWISNAGLADFYVVFAKTDPTQRSRGISAFLLPRDTEGMEFGAPMKKMGQRAIVCREIFFSDAFVPVSGRLGEEGQGFYGLMRTFDVSRVVLGAASLGTARAAFEYARDYARERTQFGTTIIDHQAVAFRLADMASRIDAAWLQVLNAARMLDAGDAVDRQTMTSTAAMAKLTASETAMFCTWAAVQTLGGWGYSREHPVEQWMRDAKLEEIEEGTSDIMRLLISRNLG
- a CDS encoding acetate--CoA ligase family protein, with protein sequence MDAFFDPGSVAVLGASNDSSKWGFWLAAGALRGAERRRVYLINSRAASIQGQPTFTHLRELPEVPELLVISVPGPTVAGVVAEALDLGVRAFLIISARVPDAPDLAAAIRSAGGRLIGPNSLGLVDSSNELLLAWGNFTPGTLAVVTQSGQLGTEIATLSARSGLGISRFASIGGQSDVRAAEVLSTLVDDPATTQVALYLESFTGGTALVTALKALRAAGKPTMILTTGASSAGARLAKSHTGSLTSTMDTVDAACRAAGAIRLNTPGQLVELADFFATGWLPAGHRVAVLSDSGGQGAIAADTAENWGLGVPELSQDTGRRMSELLPEADHIDNPIDLDGAGEKNLDTYADVTEALLADPAIDAVILSGYFGCYGQDIPELGAAELAVVERLGQVVGEAKKPVIVHSMSADSQAVTRLWELGIPAYTSIEAAMRVLAHSGFYAAHSGRLTDTQDLTGPVTPWGTGYAAARDVVSRAGVPVPAAVSLGKGREPAEAVPDSGLKPPFALKAGWPAHKTEVGGIVLGLNDLAAVDTAYADMVGRLGEGEYILEEMDTRDHVVEILVGGRQDENFGPVVMVAAGGTETELFADTWLELAPVTHVEALDMIARLSCARLLTGWRGRPAADVDGLAEVIVAVSRLVAANNDIAEIEINPVRVAPGGAVAVDALVVTGENVKSAE
- a CDS encoding FAD-dependent oxidoreductase, with protein sequence MSQLFPHLFEPITLGSTLIRNRIVSSGHDTVLDDHGHIGDDLVAYHEARAAGGAGLIVLQVSGVHESARYTSHVLMATDDSSVPGYEAVAEAVHRHGATIFAQLFHPGREVMDGEHGMAPRAKAPSDEPQERFKVVPETLTTAEIKDIIAGYGHAAKRITDSGIDGVEIVASHGYLPIQFFNSTVNTRTDEYGGSPENRRRFLAEVAQTVRTAIGPDIVVGVRISGEEKTEDGLVATEILDLIEHLDSLEASGVDCLDYFSITAGDSSTLQGAVHIVPSMQIDPGYATNLSEQVKKITDKTVMVAGRINQPHEAEAAIAEGRTDMAIMTRAMICDPEIANKSHADKVDEIRACIGCNQACIGHFQQGVPISCIQYPESGRELTFLPRPRVRARRKVLVIGGGPAGLKAAAVAAEQGDDVVLCEKEPHLGGAVLLAQELPYQTEFGGAATNLIAEATRAGVDIRRSAPATQDLVDAIDPDHVIVATGAIQRMPGLEIADDALVLGARDYLRESLDLPAGRVLVTDWKGDWIGLGIALRLAEAGRQVSLATAANFAGAAIQQYTRTLLVSQALRMGRINFINDARLVGVDSDTGYLQSTLCEVVHEVEGVAATIVSAAPRSVTPDLVFGTASVTVIGDALAPRTVEEAVFEGLTAATAVATGERGGGQPTGEQAVGEREVRA
- a CDS encoding tetratricopeptide repeat protein, with product MSKAKIGAIIVSVVLIFYFVLMGQRAWILVREPDLIPKIMGIALFVLPIIGAWTLIVELSFGARTEKLARILGEEGGLPVDDLPRTPGGKIIREAADKEFVKYEAEAEAAPEDWRSWFRLSCAYDASGDRKRARATMRKSISLFREGQTQGA
- a CDS encoding heparan-alpha-glucosaminide N-acetyltransferase domain-containing protein, which gives rise to MSSHPADSHRAYDANSTATSATVFDRFSPAGRLIGLDVARVIALLAMMVTHIFALADDAGMPTWAAVFAGRASALFAVLAGCSLVLSTHSRLAAYGRLRDAAPSVLIRAAAIVFIGLCLGSVSSLLAVILVNYGIMFALALFFLRLRAPALFVIAGLWMLVSPVVSMWARSTFLLEPNYLPMGFFDFATPATMLTDLFLTGYYPVLQWMSYILLGMAVVKVDIGKHLLGLFTFGLGLFVVGRGGSWLLLNVFGGDAALVQDSQMWGIDLTAALFTGSYGVSPATSWWWLAIAGPHSGTPFDLLSTGGTAVMAIAACQAVATLLGRRSWLLAPLSAPGSMPLSVYAAHVVLLEITRPALVGDPRDGAGTVAEQSTEFLVHALIFVLVPLLWKLFVSPRGPLEGGIAAIIRSTSRSPSSTRSPSPRRGDDSV
- a CDS encoding superoxide dismutase — protein: MAEQYTLPELPYDYSALEPHISARIMELHHDKHHATYVKGANTAVEQLAEARESGNLANVPKLTRDLAFNLGGHVNHSIFWNNMSPDGGDKPVGELAAAIDDQFGSFDKFREHFTTAATTIQGSGWAVLVYDQLGGNLFIEQLKDQQSDIQLGGTPVLQLDMWEHAFYLDYQNVKPDYVKAWWNIVNWADAGARFDRAVAQTKGLLLG
- the ypfJ gene encoding KPN_02809 family neutral zinc metallopeptidase codes for the protein MTFNPNADISGNRTSKRGRNTAIVGGGGVGIIGLLVFLIGPLLGVDVTGLMGGITPDGGGSQNQSSGTSMSQCDTGQDANENMDCRMAGAQVVLDDYWAQKVDGYQPPEMTIVDGQTSTACGTASNQVGPFYCPSDQGVYIDPSFFDLMRQQFGASAEELAQLYIVGHEWGHHIQNITGVMREHPNDGTGADSNSVRTELQADCYAGAWLGDVTTLTDDNGTPYLEEPTQEQLDDALNAAFVVGDDHIQEQSGFSNPESFTHGSSKQRQKWFTSGYNEGLNSCDTFAVSGDQL
- a CDS encoding thiamine pyrophosphate-dependent enzyme; this encodes MEPTTVTGGAHLARGLKAEGITRVFGIPGTHNLEIFAQLSAQGIDIVSPRHEQGAGYMADGAARVTGEVQVIVTTTGPAALNALTALLQSFTDSVPVLLITPGMPLTHPGRGNGLLHEVRNQSAALSAVLTEVMRVTSPGEVSLAVGQTLSAMRSGRKRPAAIEIPLDLIETEGPGRLHPSVTRALPGPVTEQIDSAAEAIAASQRPLIIAGAGALGAGAAGVGHGAGDAGGAGEEITALAETLGAGIVLSSNAKGLVDDRAETTIGAIGVLELLPELTGDADTVIAIGTELAPSDFWPEPLPLPETVVRIDIDEVQMLTNATVTHPILADAQAATAELNERVTAMGAQSATAAARDWTAGWKSRAASAGESDGRPWAELTDALTAFGDSAETPLIVAADSTMACYYGVQTGWKARPGDRFLYPAGAGTLGYGLPAGIGAKLASPQARVVAVEGDGGSMFTIAELAAAVQAGVRMTLIIVDNGGYGEIRNEMEDRGDTPSGVKLTGPDFPALARAMGARGVHVDGRDALLEALNEAEAGEGPTLIHIVEDSRAGADMLRG